The Glycine soja cultivar W05 unplaced genomic scaffold, ASM419377v2 tig00104511_1_pilon_84547_1256723, whole genome shotgun sequence genome contains a region encoding:
- the LOC114404544 gene encoding golgin subfamily A member 4-like isoform X6 — MKKSYQSTDPVIDGQKELSLSEVGESDQSLSGIALEKIRVEEASHEAEQLRKSIELLSSQFLLEARGAVSDLDPLASSSVLSDNDISEAFQSLKEELFLANLMKNIFNTQLAEQLESDDQRHQLVDEISQLHASHNKVNDKNQQLTEELANCHVELHDISSKNVEVQNQFNAAMAEVEALSVRVIELQNSFDVSHKDSLELSRELADCRGLISSLQVEKKGMNETLNLMIAEKNKLVEEKEFHLCESKNLATELADFKSLMEGVRVENSNLIDRISLVTEERNKIEAEIEHLKHEIDRLSLDLVENKDLVASLEAENSNLNRNLALSADKIKNLEDENQRHSSEIIALNEQLSTEKAERMRFEGDLKEATVHLEQISKENVFLNDTLDKQKAKIEEIGKEHSQPLSQPRDLGNQAHVARTQSKGLEIAIANDSLHMDQEPDEGALGGPHVNILEHEVFDDSHGFVSLKACSDEVEKVLVKLEKAIDVLHSQSVSSSRAGEKVSSPVVSKLIQAFESKVQEDEHETESRDSSDVLSSSNSFIMLTKEQIGDLKKLLSKWKLNVQIAGTLFNGERDDRKTGDAKYSDLKDQFEQLKQHCSDLEASNIELAVQYETAKQLLGDIQEKKCLLEEFYDALKQEDTHLKAKNNELYEKLGYCQSKISELHTEMNDVKQISNDMASTVGSQLENLQKEVTERAMLLEQGWNMTIAQIVELVGKLKESVGETLCTTVSSDAYGNLDICHQLEVSVNAAAEMIFDLQKKLEATYSEHEIMCTSYKEMNSKCDDLLGRNELAVSLLHKMYSDLRKLVFSNGGTMDEDKIDLQSEVLPDLLNYNSYQPILKHIGNILTEKLELESVTKEIKSELMHRETELEELKMKCLGLDSVSKLIEDVVGVLNVDISKIDINKSPLSCLDSLVSSLVQKTRDTEIQYHTTKEGYGSKEMELAELKEKMHFLDTLRLENENEILVLKESLHQAEEALTVAHSELHKKANELEHSEQRVSSIREKLSIAVAKGKGLVVQRDGLKQSLAETSSELERCLQELQLKDTRLHEVETKVKTYAEAGERVEALESELSYIRNSSNALRESFLLKDSMLQRIEEILEDLDLPEQFHSRDIIEKIDWLASSVSANSLPINDWEQKEAMGGGSYSDAGYVVTDSWKDDSQLRPDSDDFRKKFEELQSKYYGLAEQNEMLEQSLMERNSLVQRWEELVNRVEMPSHLQSMETEDKIECIGSALTEANHHIDSMQLKIEKYDSYCGLLNADLEESQRTVSALQEDLSALTSEREHLSEKMESLVYEYEKLSLQTREAELENGKLHDEITSLKDKLEHKTAIEEQIFTIEGKIRKLRDLVGDALSESETENMVSGSANIDSLEELLEKLVEKLNMERKPSAQTREAELENEKLHTEISSLKDKLEQKAAIEEQIFTIDGKIRKLQDLVGDALSVPETENLVSCSANIDSLEELLRKLIENHAKLSLMKPAYGVVGDGLHSQKEDATLLEERSMDVHDKEAADIDIYKRDLEESSNELMHVKEERNRSLEKQISLSGEVEALTKRIEELQGLLNQEEQKSASFREELASEVETLTKRNEELQGLLNQEEQKSASVREKLSGEVETLTKRIDELLGLLNQEEQKSASFREKLNVAVRKGKSLVQQRDSLKQTIKDMTVEMEHLKSEINNRENTLGEQEQKLRQLSTYPDRLEALESESLLLKKHLEETEHHLQDQEYSLKLILNKLGEIEVGGEGHISDPVKKLELVGKLFSDLHSAVASLEQESRKSKRASELLLAELNEVQERNDSFQEELAKVTAELVDLRRERDSAEAAKLEAVAHLEEGKKSHFSDIMELKSSMNQVCKSFGEVQNLLCNAFFMDLESYRKVEAGLESCMKGNNDKNVVDSSITKEHDGILHCSSANKKSSVSADPWSDFDRIDHYDDNTIVEISRLFGHQLQELMVEVSSLRERINMHSSLAQETDKTLSKLIASIQREMTSQKEACETMKKEVSERDGELAVLRGNVAYLYEACINSVIVLENGKAELVGRKVESSDLGINLEIPSFDDGISEECIKTLTDRLLLSAKGFASLKTEFLDANQKEMKATITNLQRELQEKDVQRDRICSELVKQIKDAEAAANSYSQDLQAFSLQEHNIKKEVEAIEAERKILEQRVNELQDRQETAAELEEKMRSQTGLLAAKDQEIEALMHALDEEETQMEELTNKIVDLETVVQQKNQEIENLGSSRGKVMKKLSITVSKFDELHHLSASLLSEVEKLQSQLLERDTEISFLRQEVTRCTNDALLASQMSNQSSDEIFEFLMWVDTIVSHDGVHDIHPDMKSNSKVHECKEILHKKLTSLLSELENLREVAESKDAMLQIERSKVEELNCKTETLETSLHEKELQLNLLEGVEETGKGAGTSSEIVEVEPAMNDWSSSGAFVTPQVRSLRKGNSDHVAIAVDVDPGSTSRIEDEEDDKVHGFKSLTTSRIVPRFTRPLTDLIDGLWVSCDRTLMRQPILRLGIIIYWAIMHALLAFFVV; from the exons ATGAAGAAATCTTATCAAAGCACTGATCCTGTGATTGATGGTCAAAAGGAGCTTTCTTTGTCTGAGGTTGGTGAGAGTGACCAGTCTCTTTCGGGAATTGCTTTGGAGAAGATTAGAGTTGAGGAGGCATCTCATGAAGCTGAGCAACTACGCAAGTCAATTGAATTACTCTCCTCTCAGTTTCTGCTCGAGGCAAGAGGAGCAGTCTCTGATTTGGATCCTTTAGCCAGTAGTTCAGTTCTATCAGACAATGACATTTCAGAAGCATTTCAGAGTCTCAAAGAAGAATTGTTTCTtgcaaatttaatgaaaaatatatttaacactCAACTAGCTGAACAACTGGAGTCTGATGATCAGCGTCACCAGTTGGTTGATGAAATATCTCAGCTTCATGCTTCTCATAATAAAGTAAATGACAAGAATCAACAACTTACTGAAGAACTTGCTAATTGCCATGTTGAACTACATGATATTTCTAGCAAGAACGTAGAAgtacaaaatcaatttaatgcTGCCATGGCTGAGGTGGAAGCACTTTCTGTCAGAGTGATTGAGCTGCAGAATAGTTTTGATGTGTCCCACAAAGATTCGTTGGAATTGTCCAGAGAGTTGGCTGACTGCAGAGGCTTGATCTCAAGTTTACAGGTGGAAAAGAAGGGCATGAATGAAACTCTTAATTTGATGATTGCTGAGAAAAATAAACTTGTGGAGGAGAAGGAATTTCATCTATGTGAAAGTAAGAATCTGGCAACTGAATTGGCTGACTTCAAGAGTTTGATGGAAGGAGTAAGAGTTGAGAATTCCAACTTAATTGACAGGATCTCTTTGGTGACTGAAGAGAGGAATaagattgaagcagaaattgAGCATCTCAAACATGAGATTGACAGACTGTCATTAGATTtggttgaaaataaagatttggtGGCAAGTCTAGAGGCAGAAAATTCCAACTTAAATCGTAACCTTGCATTGTCAGCTGATAAGATTAAAAATCTTGAAGATGAGAATCAAAGACACTCTTCTGAAATCATTGCCCTAAATGAGCAATTGTCTACAGAAAAGGCGGAACGAATGAGGTTTGAAGGTGACCTTAAAGAAGCCACAGTGCACTTGGAACAAATTTCCAAGGAAAATGTGTTTCTCAATGACACTTTGGATAAGCAAAAGGCCAAGATAGAAGAAATTGGAAAGGAGCACAGCCAACCACTATCTCAACCTAGGGACCTTGGAAATCAAGCTCATGTTGCACGTACACAAAGTAAGGGCCTTGAAATTGCTATTGCTAACGATTCTCTGCATATGGATCAGGAGCCAGATGAAGGGGCACTAGGAGGACCACATGTGAATATACTTGAGCATGAAGTCTTTGATGATTCTCATGGGTTTGTTTCATTGAAAGCTTGCTCGGATGAGGTAGAGAAAGTTCTGGTGAAGCTTGAAAAGGCAATTGATGTGTTGCATTCTCAATCAGTATCCTCCAGCAGGGCCGGTGAAAAAGTTTCTTCGCCTGTGGTTTCGAAATTGATACAGGCTTTTGAATCAAAAGTACAAGAAGATGAGCATGAGACAGAAAGTAGGGATTCCAGTGATGTTCTGTCATCATCAAACTCATTTATTATGTTAACTAAAGAGCAAATTGGAGATTTGAAAAAATTGCTTTCAAAGTGGAAGCTGAATGTTCAGATTGCAGGTACATTATTCAATGGGGAGCGAGATGATCGGAAAACTGGTGATGCAAAGTACAGTGATCTCAAGGACCAGTTTGAACAATTGAAGCAACATTGCTCAGATTTGGAAGCATCCAACATTGAACTTGCAGTTCAATATGAAACTGCAAAGCAACTTCTGGGTGATATTCAAGAAAAGAAATGCCTTCTTGAGGAATTCTATGATGCTTTAAAGCAAGAAGATACCCATCTCAAAGCCAAAAATAATGAACTTTATGAGAAGCTTGGCTATTGTCAGTCAAAAATTAGTGAATTGCATACTGAAATGAATGATGTgaaacaaatttcaaatgatATGGCTTCTACTGTTGGCAGTCAACTGGAAAATTTGCAGAAGGAGGTGACAGAGAGGGCAATGCTACTTGAGCAAGGCTGGAATATGACTATTGCCCAGATTGTTGAGTTAGTTGGGAAGCTGAAAGAATCAGTTGGTGAAACTTTGTGCACAACTGTTTCTTCTGATGCTTATGGCAACTTGGATATCTGTCATCAGTTAGAAGTTTCAGTTAATGCAGCCGCTGAAATGATTTTTGATCTGCAGAAGAAACTTGAAGCTACTTATTCGGAACATGAAATAATGTGCACATCATATAAAGAAATGAATTCAAAATGTGATGATCTGCTTGGGAGGAATGAATTGGCTGTTAGTCTATTGCATAAGATGTACAGTGACCTGAGGAAACTTGTGTTTAGTAATGGTGGGACTATGGATGAAGATAAGATAGATTTACAAAGTGAAGTGCTGCCTGATCTGCTGAACTATAATAGCTATCAACCCATCTTGAAACATATTGGGAATATATTGACCGAGAAGCTGGAACTTGAGTCTGTTACCAAGGAGATTAAGTCAGAATTGATGCACAGGGAAACAGAATTGGAAGAATTGAAGATGAAGTGCCTTGGTTTAGATTCTGTTAGTAAGCTAATAGAAGATGTCGTGGGTGTGCTGAATGTGGACATTTCAAAGATCGATATAAATAAATCACCCCTTTCTTGCTTAGATTCATTAGTCTCTAGTCTTGTACAGAAAACCAGAGACACTGAAATCCAGTATCACACGACTAAAGAAGGATATGGATCTAAGGAGATGGAATTGGCTgaattgaaggaaaaaatgCATTTTCTAGACACACTTCGTCttgagaatgaaaatgaaatccTTGTTCTGAAGGAAAGCTTACATCAGGCTGAGGAAGCTCTTACTGTTGCTCATTCTGAATTGCACAAGAAAGCAAATGAACTTGAGCATTCAGAACAGCGGGTGTCCTCCATTCGGGAAAAACTTAGCATAGCTGTTGCCAAGGGGAAAGGGTTGGTTGTACAGCGAGATGGACTCAAGCAATCCCTGGCAGAGACATCCAGTGAATTGGAGAGATGCTTGCAAGAGTTACAGTTGAAAGATACAAGGCTTCATGAGGTTGAAACGAAAGTTAAGACATATGCAGAGGCTGGTGAGCGTGTTGAAGCTCTGGAATCTGAGCTTTCTTATATCCGTAATTCATCTAATGCTTTGAGAGAGTCATTTCTTCTTAAAGATTCAATGCTTCAGAGGATAGAAGAGATATTGGAAGACCTAGATCTGCCAGAGCAGTTTCATTCAAGAGATATAATTGAAAAGATTGATTGGTTGGCTAGTTCAGTTTCAGCAAACTCATTGCCAATTAATGATTGGGAACAGAAGGAAGCTATGGGAGGAGGCTCATACTCTGATGCTGGTTATGTTGTCACGGATTCATGGAAAGATGATAGTCAGCTACGACCAGATTCagatgattttagaaaaaaatttgaggAGTTGCAGAGTAAGTATTATGGGTTGGCTGAGCAAAATGAAATGCTGGAGCAATCATTGATGGAAAGAAACAGCTTAGTTCAGAGATGGGAAGAGCTTGTAAATAGGGTTGAAATGCCTTCACATTTGCAGTCTATGGAGACGGAGGATAAGATTGAATGTATAGGCAGTGCGCTTACTGAGGCTAATCATCATATAGATTCTATGCAGCTGAAGATTGAAAAATATGATAGCTACTGTGGATTGCTAAATGCCGATCTGGAAGAGTCTCAAAGGACAGTGTCTGCTCTTCAAGAAGACCTTAGTGCTCTTACATCTGAAAGAGAGCATCTTTCTGAGAAAATGGAGTCTTTGGTGTATGAGTATGAGAAACTATCATTGCAGACAAGGGAGGCTGAACTTGAGAATGGAAagctgcatgatgaaataactAGTTTGAAGGATAAATTGGAACACAAAACTGCAATTGAAGAACAAATTTTCACTATTGAAGGCAAGATCAGAAAGTTGCGAGACTTGGTTGGTGATGCCTTGTCGGAATCTGAAACAGAAAATATGGTTTCCGGTAGTGCAAATATTGATTCCTTGGAAGAATTGCTGGAAAAGCTTGTAGAAAAGCTGAACATGGAAAGGAAACCATCAGCACAGACAAGAGAAGCTGAACTTGAGAATGAAAAGCTGCATACTGAAATTTCTAGTTTGAAGGATAAATTGGAACAGAAAGCTGCAATTGAAGAACAAATTTTCACCATTGATGGTAAAATCAGAAAATTACAAGACTTAGTTGGTGATGCCTTGTCAGTACCTGAAACAGAAAATCTGGTTTCTTGTAGTGCAAATATTGATTCCTTGGAAGAATTGCTGAGAAAGCTTATAGAAAATCATGCAAAGCTTTCATTAATGAAACCTGCATATGGGGTTGTAGGTGATGGACTCCATTCTCAAAAGGAGGATGCTACACTTCTCGAGGAAAGAAGTATGGATGTGCATGATAAGGAGGCGGCAGATATTGACATATATAAAAGAGATCTGGAGGAGTCTTCAAATGAATTGATGCATGTGAAGGAGGAGAGAAATAGATCTTTGGAAAAGCAAATATCTTTATCAGGTGAAGTTGAAGCTCTGACAAAAAGAATTGAGGAATTGCAAGGGCTTCTTAATCAGGAGGAGCAGAAATCAGCTTCTTTTAGAGAGGAGTTAGCAAGTGAAGTTGAAACTCTGACAAAAAGAAATGAGGAATTGCAAGGGCTTCTTAATCAGGAGGAGCAAAAATCAGCTTCTGTTAGGGAGAAGTTATCAGGTGAAGTTGAAACTCTGACTAAAAGAATTGATGAATTGCTAGGGCTTCTTAATCAGGAGGAGCAGAAATCAGCTTCTTTTAGAGAGAAGTTAAATGTTGCAGTAAGGAAAGGGAAGTCATTGGTGCAACAACGAGACAGTCTAAAGCAAACCATTAAAGATATGACTGTTGAGATGGAGCACTTGAAATCTGAGATAAACAACCGGGAAAACACTCTTGGAGAGCAAGAACAGAAGTTGAGACAGTTGTCAACCTACCCAGATAGGTTAGAAGCTCTTGAATCTGAGAGTTTGCTTCTGAAGAAACATTTGGAAGAAACTGAGCACCATTTGCAGGACCAAGAATATTCTTTGAAACTGATTTTGAACAAGTTGGGTGAGATTGAGGTTGGCGGTGAAGGTCATATAAGTGATCCAGTGAAGAAATTGGAATTGGTTGGGAAGTTATTTTCTGATCTACATAGTGCTGTGGCATCTTTAGAACAAGAATCCAGGAAGTCTAAAAGAGCATCAGAACTCCTCTTGGCAGAGTTAAATGAGGTTCAAGAAAGGAATGATAGTTTTCAGGAGGAGCTCGCAAAGGTGACTGCTGAACTTGTGGATCTCAGAAGAGAAAGGGATTCAGCTGAGGCTGCCAAACTGGAAGCGGTTGCACATCTTGAGGAGGGGAAAAAGAGCCATTTTTCTGACATCATGGAATTAAAATCTAGTATGAACCAAGTCTGCAAAAGCTTTGGTGAGGTTCAGAATTTACTGTGTAATGCTTTTTTCATGGATTTGGAATCTTATCGGAAAGTGGAGGCTGGTCTTGAGTCATGTATGAAAGGAAACAATGATAAAAATGTGGTGGATTCATCCATCACCAAAGAACATGATGGCATTTTACACTGCTCATCTGCTAATAAG AAGAGCTCTGTGTCTGCAGATCCTTGGTCAGATTTTGACAGAATTGACCACTATGATGATAATACTATAGTTGAAATTTCTCGTCTATTTGGGCATCAACTGCAAGAGCTCATGGTGGAGGTTAGTTCTCTCAGGGAAAGAATAAACATGCACTCAAGTTTGGCGCAGGAGACGGACAAAACTCTATCTAAACTAATAGCAAGTATTCAAAGGGAAATGACTTCCCAAAAAGAGGCGTGTGAAACGATGAAGAAAGAAGTAAGTGAGCGAGATGGGGAACTTGCTGTATTACGTGGGAACGTTGCCTATCTTTATGAAGCATGCATTAATTCTGTCATTGTACTTGAAAATGGAAAAGCTGAACTGGTTGGAAGGAAGGTTGAATCTTCAGATCTGGGAATTAACTTGGAAATACCTTCATTTGATGATGGCATATCTGAGGAATGTATTAAAACCCTGACAGATAGATTGCTGTTGAGTGCAAAAGGGTTTGCTAGTTTAAAAACTGAATTTTTAGATGCCAATCAAAAAGAAATGAAGGCTACTATAACAAATTTGCAGAGAGAGCTTCAGGAGaaggatgttcaaagagataGGATTTGCTCAGAACTGGTGAAACAGATCAAGGATGCTGAAGCTGCTGCAAACAGTTACTCTCAAGATCTTCAAGCTTTTAGTCTTCAAGAACATAATATAAAGAAAGAGGTGGAAGCAATTGAGGCAGAAAGGAAGATACTGGAACAGAGAGTGAATGAACTGCAGGATAGACAAGAAACCGCAGCTGAATTAGAGGAGAAAATGAGATCTCAAACTGGTTTACTGGCTGCCAAAGATCAAG AAATCGAAGCACTAATGCATGCACTTGATGAGGAAGAAACGCAGATGGAAGAATTAACAAATAAGATTGTGGATCTTGAAACGgtagttcaacaaaagaatcaaGAGATTGAGAACCTTGGATCTTCCCGTGGTAAGGTTATGAAAAAGCTTTCCATAACTGTTAGTAAGTTTGATGAGCTTCACCACCTGTCTGCAAGTCTCCTTTCTGAGGTTGAAAAGCTCCAATCCCAGTTGCTAGAAAGAGATACTGAAATTTCTTTCTTGAGGCAAGAGGTTACTAGATGCACTAATGATGCTCTTCTTGCATCACAAATGAGCAACCAGAGTTCTGATGAGATCTTTGAGTTCTTGATGTGGGTTGACACAATTGTGTCTCATGATGGGGTGCATGATATACATCCTGATATGAAGAGCAACAGTAAGGTTCATGAATGCAAAGAAATACTTCATAAGAAGCTTACGTCTTTATTGTCAGAATTGGAGAATCTAAGGGAAGTTGCAGAAAGCAAGGATGCAATGTTGCAAATAGAAAGGAGTAAGGTAGAAGAATTGAACTGCAAAACAGAAACTCTTGAGACATCCTTACATGAGAaagaattgcaattgaatttgcTTGAAGGTGTGGAAGAAACTGGAAAGGGAGCTGGCACAAGCTCAGAAATTGTGGAGGTAGAACCAGCA ATGAATGATTGGTCGTCATCTGGTGCTTTTGTAACACCCCAAGTTCGCAGTTTGCGCAAAGGCAATAGTGATCATGTTGCCATTGCTGTAGATGTAGACCCTGGTAGTACTAGTAGGATAGAAGATGAAGAGGACGACAAAG TCCATGGTTTCAAATCCCTCACAACATCCAGAATTGTCCCAAGATTTACTAGACCGTTGACTGACTTGATTGATGGCTTGTG GGTTTCTTGTGATCGGACTCTAATGAGACAACCCATCTTACGGCTTGGAATTATAATTTATTGGGCCATAATGCACGCACTCCttgcattttttgttgtttga